A single region of the Musa acuminata AAA Group cultivar baxijiao chromosome BXJ1-11, Cavendish_Baxijiao_AAA, whole genome shotgun sequence genome encodes:
- the LOC108951745 gene encoding uncharacterized protein LOC108951745 isoform X1: MWLSRVWSWLMGPTEDEQMPDLEAGNPTSPLEDEQMPDLESAHGPYASSSSSSGLGFPDEMSMEDQLDGQIQSCVAECRGLRERIVPILETLRRVRKGPSWQQEIKDCAGRKAQMEQDRERLSKEYQDCESMVQDLSCATTICLLVSLKLISGFRL, from the exons ATGTGGCTTTCTAGGGTCTGGTCATGGTTAATGGGTCCGACGGAAGACGAGCAGATGCCCGATTTAGAAGCGGGCAACCCAACGAGTCCACTGGAAGACGAACAGATGCCGGATTTAGAATCTGCCCACGGCCCCTAcgcgtcctcttcctcctcgtctggTCTCGGCTTCCCCGACGAGATGAGCATGGAGGACCAGTTGGACGGCCAGATCCAGTCTTGCGTAGCAGAATGCCGCGGCCTCCGAGAACGGATCGTCCCCATCCTAGAGACCCTGCGGCGTGTCAGAAAGGGTCCGTCTTGGCAACAG GAAATCAAGGACTGCGCCGGCCGTAAAGCCCAGATGGAACAAGATCGCGAGAGGCTGTCGAAAGAGTATCAAGATTGCGAATCGATGGTACAAGATCTTTCTTGTGCAACTACGATATGTTTGCTGGTTTCTCTGAAGCTGATCTCTGGGTTTCGTCTCTAA
- the LOC135597626 gene encoding protein SET DOMAIN GROUP 40-like isoform X1 — MGEAAEEGGGRGDEGMAALLKWAAHMGMSDLPWPPPTPSISSPVEPSSSSSYCLGRTLFVSYFSEAGGRGLAAARDLVKGELILRVPRKALFTTDSAMADEKFASCVKRHQHRLSPTQMLIVCLLAEVEKGRRSRWYPYLVQLPRSYNSLANFTRFEVQSFQVEDAIWVSEKAVAMARSEWKEAVGLMQDLDLKPQLLTFRSWLWASATVSSRTLHIPWDSAGCLCPVGDLFNYAAPDEDSSHEMSDSKQETTSLSIQLLEHSSQEGTVHDADQPDGFMQRLTDGGYEENMNSYCFYARKRYKKGEQVLLGYGTYTNLELLEHYGFVLKENPNDKAFIELKAEVCTSSSWPRDSLYIHHDGVPSFALLCALRLWATPMNLRRTVGNRVYSGSIVSVENEVLIMKWLAKHCTDILARLKTTIGEDSMLSSTVDKMIDHPSCLSSTVVLPHMSELREFFEAHGLTMEVADYIGMPVKSRRSLERWKLAIQWRLAYKKMLQGCVFYCENLICCLSSQHV, encoded by the exons ATGGGTGAAGCGGCCGAAGAGGGCGGCGGCAGAGGAGATGAAGGCATGGCCGCCCTCCTCAAGTGGGCGGCGCATATGGGCATGTCAGACTTGCCGTGGCCTCCTCCCACGCCTTCTATCTCCTCCCCCGTGGagccgtcttcttcttcttcttattgtcTGGGGCGTACACTCTTCGTCTCCTACTTCTCTGAAGCCGGCGG GCGAGGACTGGCTGCCGCCCGTGACCTAGTGAAGGGGGAGTTGATACTAAGAGTTCCAAGGAAGGCTCTTTTTACGACTGACAGCGCGATGGCTGATGAAAAGTTTGCATCTTGCGTCAAGAGGCACCAGCATCGTCTCTCTCCCACTCAG ATGCTAATTGTATGTCTATTGGCTGAGGTGGAAAAGGGAAGACGCTCTCGATGGTACCCTTACCTGGTGCAGTTGCCTCGCAGTTATAATTCATTAGCAAATTTCACCAGATTTGAAGTTCAGTCTTTTCAA GTTGAAGATGCTATTTGGGTTTCTGAGAAGGCTGTTGCCATGGCAAGGTCAGAGTGGAAAGAAGCTGTTGGCTTGATGCAGGACCTGGACCTGAAACCTCAACTCTTAACTTTTAGGTCATGGCTTTGGGCTTCAGCCACT GTATCTTCTCGTACATTACATATACCATGGGATAGTGCTGGTTGCTTATGCCCTGTTGGTGATTTGTTTAATTATGCTGCACCTGATGAGGACAGTTCCCATGAAATGTCTGACAGTAAGCAAGAAACTACTAGCTTGAGTATTCAACTGCTCGAGCATAGCAGTCAGGAGGGGACGGTTCATGATGCTGACCAGCCTGATGGTTTCATGCAAAGGTTGACAGATGGTGGATACGAGGAAAATATGAATTCGTATTGCTTTTATGCAAGGAAAAGATATAAAAAGGGGGAGCAG GTTCTTCTTGGTTATGGAACATACACTAACTTAGAACTCTTAGAGCATTATGGTTTTGTACTGAAAGAAAATCCAAACGACAAGGCATTCATCGAGTTAAAGGCTGAAGTATGCACATCAAGTAGTTGGCCCAGAGATTCTCTGTACATCCATCACGATGGAGTCCCTTCATTCGCCTTGCTATGTGCTCTACGCTTGTGGGCTACACCTATGAACCTTCGTAGAACAGTTGGGAATCGAGTTTATAGCGGATCTATAGTGTCAGTGGAGAACGAGGTGTTGATCATGAAATGGTTGGCTAAACACTGCACTGACATATTGGCGAGATTGAAGACCACAATAGGTGAAGACAGCATGTTATCGAGTACAGTCGACAAAATGATAGACCATCCTTCCTGTCTGAGTTCAACAGTGGTGCTACCTCATATGAGTGAGCTCAGGGAGTTCTTCGAAGCTCATGGCCTCACAATGGAAGTTGCTGATTACATTGGAATGCCGGTAAAGTCCAGGAGATCCCTGGAGAGATGGAAATTGGCTATACAATGGAGATTGGCCTATAAGAAGATGTTGCAGGGTTGTGTTTTTTACTGTGAAAATTTAATTTGCTGCCTGTCTTCGCAGCATGTTTGA
- the LOC103972115 gene encoding glyceraldehyde-3-phosphate dehydrogenase B, chloroplastic isoform X2 — protein sequence MASHAALASSRIPSNTRFHCKANTSFSKRLEVAEFSGLRSSTSLTFATHGREASFSDVLASQLSTKTARAVPVRGETVAKLKVAINGFGRIGRNFLRCWHGRKDSPLEVLVVNDSGGVKNASHLLKYDSMLGTFKADVKIVDNETISVDGKPIKVVSNRDPLKLPWAELGIDIVIEGTGVFVDGPGAGKHIQAGAKKVIITAPAKGADIPTYVVGVNEGDYHHEASNIVSNASCTTNCLAPFVKVMDEEFGIVKGTMTTTHSYTGDQRLLDASHRDLRRARAAALNIVPTSTGAAKAVSLVLPQLKGKLNGIALRVPTPNVSVVDLVVNVAKKGMTAEDVNNAFRKAAQGPLKGILAVCDVPLVSVDFRCSDVSSTIDSSLTMVMGDDMVKVVAWYDNEWGYSQRVVDLAHLVASKWPGVPAQGSGDPLEDFCQTNPETKECKVYEA from the exons ATGGCCAGCCATGCAGCTCTTGCCTCCTCAAGAATCCCATCCAACACCAGGTTCCACTGCAAGGCCAACACCTCCTTCAgcaag AGGCTAGAGGTTGCTGAATTCTCAGGGCTGAGATCGAGCACATCCCTCACCTTTGCCACCCATGGAAGAGAGGCATCCTTCTCCGATGTATTGGCCTCCCAGTTGTCTACCAAG ACTGCGAGGGCTGTTCCTGTTAGGGGGGAGACCGTCGCGAAGCTGAAGGTTGCGATCAATGGCTTTGGGAGGATTGGCCGGAACTTCCTCCGCTGCTGGCACGGCCGGAAGGACTCCCCACTCGAAGTGCTGGTCGTAAATGACAGTGGCGGTGTCAAGAAT GCTTCTCACCTTCTCAAATACGACTCCATGCTTGGCACCTTCAAAGCTGACGTGAAGATTGTGGACAACGAGACGATAAGTGTTGATGGCAAGCCCATCAAGGTCGTCTCCAATCGTGACCCTCTGAAGCTGCCATGGGCCGAGCTAGGAATCGACATTGTCATCGAG GGGACAGGAGTCTTCGTTGATGGCCCAGGAGCTGGAAAACACATACAAGCCGGCGCGAAGAAGGTTATCATCACGGCACCGGCGAAAGGAGCAGATATCCCAACCTACGTTGTCGGCGTGAACGAAGGCGACTACCATCACGAGGCGTCAAACATAGTCAG CAATGCATCTTGCACGACGAATTGCCTCGCTCCTTTTGTGAAGGTCATGGATGAAGAATTTG GCATTGTGAAGGGAACCATGACAACAACTCACTCTTACACAGGGGATCAG AGGTTGCTGGATGCATCACACCGGGACCTGAGACGTGCGAGGGCTGCAGCACTTAACATCGTCCCGACGAGCACCGGAGCAGCGAAAGCGGTGTCGCTGGTGCTGCCCCAACTCAAAGGCAAACTGAACGGGATCGCCCTCCGGGTGCCGACGCCGAACGTGTCGGTGGTGGACCTGGTGGTGAACGTGGCGAAGAAAGGGATGACGGCTGAGGACGTGAACAACGCCTTCAGGAAGGCGGCCCAGGGGCCATTGAAGGGCATCCTTGCGGTGTGTGACGTGCCTCTGGTGTCCGTCGACTTCCGCTGCAGCGACGTGTCTTCCACCATCGATTCATCGCTGACCATGGTGATGGGCGATGACATGGTCAAGGTGGTTGCTTGGTACGACAATGAATGGGGTTACAG CCAAAGGGTGGTGGATTTGGCACATCTGGTGGCAAGCAAGTGGCCTGGCGTGCCTGCGCAGGGGAGTGGAGATCCCCTGGAAGACTTCTGCCAGACAAACCCAGAGACCAAGGAATGCAAAGTATACGAAGCATAA
- the LOC135597627 gene encoding probable protein phosphatase 2C 27 yields the protein MAAATGLSSTLAMLDGRNRDVDNGSSLSSGSEDPRTPENRKESKVGKPPRHLSVIRRSVNTACLEFDFASLALISPPEEQIGFLPVFRSGSCSEMGPKPYMEDEHVCIDNLIEYLGASVKFSSPGAFYGVFDGHGGTDAASFVQKNILKFILEDSHFPAFVDKAIKSAFIKTDHAFADSHSLDRTSGTTALTALVFGRSLLIANAGDCRAVLGKRGRAIELSRDHKPSCNNERLRIEKLGGKIYDGYLNGQLSVARALGNWHMKGTKGSACPLSAEPELQVTVLTEEDEFLIMGCDGLWDVMSSQCAVTIARKELMIHNDPERCSRELVREALQRNTCDNLTVVVVCFSPDPPPRIELSRSRVRRSISLEGLHILKGALDSDV from the exons ATGGCAGCTGCTACGGGATTATCCTCCACATTGGCCATGTTAGACGGTAGGAATCGGGACGTGGATAATGGATCTTCACTCAGTTCTGGCAGTGAAGATCCCAGGACTCCAGAAAACAGGAAAGAAAGTAAAGTTGGGAAACCTCCTCGACATCTGTCGGTTATTCGACGTTCTGTGAACACCGCTTGCCTG GAATTCGATTTTGCGAGTCTAGCACTTATATCTCCACCGGAAGAACAGATTGGGTTTCTGCCTGTGTTTCGCTCGGGAAGCTGCTCTGAAATGGGGCCGAAGCCGTATATGGAGGATGAACATGTGTGCATAGATAATCTAATTGAGTATCTTGGAGCTTCTGTGAAATTTTCATCACCGGGTGCCTTCTATGGG GTGTTTGATGGCCATGGTGGCACAGATGCAGCATCTTTTGTTCAGAAGAATATTCTCAAATTCATACTTGAAGATAGTCATTTTCCAGCTTTTGTTGACAAGGCCATAAAGAGTGCATTCATAAAAACTGATCATGCGTTTGCTGATTCCCATTCACTTGATCGCACGTCTGGAACCACAGCACTTACAGCCCTTGTTTTTGGAAG GTCTCTGCTCATTGCAAATGCTGGTGATTGCCGAGCTGTGTTAGGGAAGCGTGGACGAGCAATAGAACTTTCCAGAGATCATAAACCTAGCTGCAATAACGAAAGGCTAAGAATCGAGAAGCTAGGCGGCAAAATCTATGATGGATATCTGAATGGCCAGCTCTCTGTTGCAAGGGCACTCGGCAACTGGCACATGAAAGGCACAAAAGGTTCTGCCTGCCCCTTGAGCGCTGAACCCGAGCTGCAGGTGACCGTCCTCACAGAGGAAGATGAGTTTCTGATAATGGGGTGTGATGGCTTATGGGATGTCATGAGCAGTCAATGTGCTGTGACGATAGCTAGGAAGGAGCTCATGATTCACAATGATCCAGAACGATGCTCCAGAGAGCTTGTCCGAGAGGCACTTCAACGAAATACTTGCGATAATCTGACGGTCGTGGTTGTCTGCTTCTCACCAGATCCGCCCCCTCGCATTGAGCTCTCAAGATCTAGAGTCCGCCGGAGTATTTCCTTGGAAGGTTTGCATATCCTAAAGGGTGCTTTAGACAGTGATGTCTGA
- the LOC103972115 gene encoding glyceraldehyde-3-phosphate dehydrogenase B, chloroplastic isoform X1 gives MASHAALASSRIPSNTRFHCKANTSFSKRLEVAEFSGLRSSTSLTFATHGREASFSDVLASQLSTKLQTARAVPVRGETVAKLKVAINGFGRIGRNFLRCWHGRKDSPLEVLVVNDSGGVKNASHLLKYDSMLGTFKADVKIVDNETISVDGKPIKVVSNRDPLKLPWAELGIDIVIEGTGVFVDGPGAGKHIQAGAKKVIITAPAKGADIPTYVVGVNEGDYHHEASNIVSNASCTTNCLAPFVKVMDEEFGIVKGTMTTTHSYTGDQRLLDASHRDLRRARAAALNIVPTSTGAAKAVSLVLPQLKGKLNGIALRVPTPNVSVVDLVVNVAKKGMTAEDVNNAFRKAAQGPLKGILAVCDVPLVSVDFRCSDVSSTIDSSLTMVMGDDMVKVVAWYDNEWGYSQRVVDLAHLVASKWPGVPAQGSGDPLEDFCQTNPETKECKVYEA, from the exons ATGGCCAGCCATGCAGCTCTTGCCTCCTCAAGAATCCCATCCAACACCAGGTTCCACTGCAAGGCCAACACCTCCTTCAgcaag AGGCTAGAGGTTGCTGAATTCTCAGGGCTGAGATCGAGCACATCCCTCACCTTTGCCACCCATGGAAGAGAGGCATCCTTCTCCGATGTATTGGCCTCCCAGTTGTCTACCAAG CTTCAGACTGCGAGGGCTGTTCCTGTTAGGGGGGAGACCGTCGCGAAGCTGAAGGTTGCGATCAATGGCTTTGGGAGGATTGGCCGGAACTTCCTCCGCTGCTGGCACGGCCGGAAGGACTCCCCACTCGAAGTGCTGGTCGTAAATGACAGTGGCGGTGTCAAGAAT GCTTCTCACCTTCTCAAATACGACTCCATGCTTGGCACCTTCAAAGCTGACGTGAAGATTGTGGACAACGAGACGATAAGTGTTGATGGCAAGCCCATCAAGGTCGTCTCCAATCGTGACCCTCTGAAGCTGCCATGGGCCGAGCTAGGAATCGACATTGTCATCGAG GGGACAGGAGTCTTCGTTGATGGCCCAGGAGCTGGAAAACACATACAAGCCGGCGCGAAGAAGGTTATCATCACGGCACCGGCGAAAGGAGCAGATATCCCAACCTACGTTGTCGGCGTGAACGAAGGCGACTACCATCACGAGGCGTCAAACATAGTCAG CAATGCATCTTGCACGACGAATTGCCTCGCTCCTTTTGTGAAGGTCATGGATGAAGAATTTG GCATTGTGAAGGGAACCATGACAACAACTCACTCTTACACAGGGGATCAG AGGTTGCTGGATGCATCACACCGGGACCTGAGACGTGCGAGGGCTGCAGCACTTAACATCGTCCCGACGAGCACCGGAGCAGCGAAAGCGGTGTCGCTGGTGCTGCCCCAACTCAAAGGCAAACTGAACGGGATCGCCCTCCGGGTGCCGACGCCGAACGTGTCGGTGGTGGACCTGGTGGTGAACGTGGCGAAGAAAGGGATGACGGCTGAGGACGTGAACAACGCCTTCAGGAAGGCGGCCCAGGGGCCATTGAAGGGCATCCTTGCGGTGTGTGACGTGCCTCTGGTGTCCGTCGACTTCCGCTGCAGCGACGTGTCTTCCACCATCGATTCATCGCTGACCATGGTGATGGGCGATGACATGGTCAAGGTGGTTGCTTGGTACGACAATGAATGGGGTTACAG CCAAAGGGTGGTGGATTTGGCACATCTGGTGGCAAGCAAGTGGCCTGGCGTGCCTGCGCAGGGGAGTGGAGATCCCCTGGAAGACTTCTGCCAGACAAACCCAGAGACCAAGGAATGCAAAGTATACGAAGCATAA
- the LOC135597626 gene encoding protein SET DOMAIN GROUP 40-like isoform X2: MADEKFASCVKRHQHRLSPTQMLIVCLLAEVEKGRRSRWYPYLVQLPRSYNSLANFTRFEVQSFQVEDAIWVSEKAVAMARSEWKEAVGLMQDLDLKPQLLTFRSWLWASATVSSRTLHIPWDSAGCLCPVGDLFNYAAPDEDSSHEMSDSKQETTSLSIQLLEHSSQEGTVHDADQPDGFMQRLTDGGYEENMNSYCFYARKRYKKGEQVLLGYGTYTNLELLEHYGFVLKENPNDKAFIELKAEVCTSSSWPRDSLYIHHDGVPSFALLCALRLWATPMNLRRTVGNRVYSGSIVSVENEVLIMKWLAKHCTDILARLKTTIGEDSMLSSTVDKMIDHPSCLSSTVVLPHMSELREFFEAHGLTMEVADYIGMPVKSRRSLERWKLAIQWRLAYKKMLQGCVFYCENLICCLSSQHV; the protein is encoded by the exons ATGGCTGATGAAAAGTTTGCATCTTGCGTCAAGAGGCACCAGCATCGTCTCTCTCCCACTCAG ATGCTAATTGTATGTCTATTGGCTGAGGTGGAAAAGGGAAGACGCTCTCGATGGTACCCTTACCTGGTGCAGTTGCCTCGCAGTTATAATTCATTAGCAAATTTCACCAGATTTGAAGTTCAGTCTTTTCAA GTTGAAGATGCTATTTGGGTTTCTGAGAAGGCTGTTGCCATGGCAAGGTCAGAGTGGAAAGAAGCTGTTGGCTTGATGCAGGACCTGGACCTGAAACCTCAACTCTTAACTTTTAGGTCATGGCTTTGGGCTTCAGCCACT GTATCTTCTCGTACATTACATATACCATGGGATAGTGCTGGTTGCTTATGCCCTGTTGGTGATTTGTTTAATTATGCTGCACCTGATGAGGACAGTTCCCATGAAATGTCTGACAGTAAGCAAGAAACTACTAGCTTGAGTATTCAACTGCTCGAGCATAGCAGTCAGGAGGGGACGGTTCATGATGCTGACCAGCCTGATGGTTTCATGCAAAGGTTGACAGATGGTGGATACGAGGAAAATATGAATTCGTATTGCTTTTATGCAAGGAAAAGATATAAAAAGGGGGAGCAG GTTCTTCTTGGTTATGGAACATACACTAACTTAGAACTCTTAGAGCATTATGGTTTTGTACTGAAAGAAAATCCAAACGACAAGGCATTCATCGAGTTAAAGGCTGAAGTATGCACATCAAGTAGTTGGCCCAGAGATTCTCTGTACATCCATCACGATGGAGTCCCTTCATTCGCCTTGCTATGTGCTCTACGCTTGTGGGCTACACCTATGAACCTTCGTAGAACAGTTGGGAATCGAGTTTATAGCGGATCTATAGTGTCAGTGGAGAACGAGGTGTTGATCATGAAATGGTTGGCTAAACACTGCACTGACATATTGGCGAGATTGAAGACCACAATAGGTGAAGACAGCATGTTATCGAGTACAGTCGACAAAATGATAGACCATCCTTCCTGTCTGAGTTCAACAGTGGTGCTACCTCATATGAGTGAGCTCAGGGAGTTCTTCGAAGCTCATGGCCTCACAATGGAAGTTGCTGATTACATTGGAATGCCGGTAAAGTCCAGGAGATCCCTGGAGAGATGGAAATTGGCTATACAATGGAGATTGGCCTATAAGAAGATGTTGCAGGGTTGTGTTTTTTACTGTGAAAATTTAATTTGCTGCCTGTCTTCGCAGCATGTTTGA
- the LOC108951745 gene encoding uncharacterized protein LOC108951745 isoform X2: protein MWLSRVWSWLMGPTEDEQMPDLEAGNPTSPLEDEQMPDLESAHGPYASSSSSSGLGFPDEMSMEDQLDGQIQSCVAECRGLRERIVPILETLRRVRKGPSWQQEIKDCAGRKAQMEQDRERLSKEYQDCESMLKTLLTMVESRKKGKASSSSPPS from the exons ATGTGGCTTTCTAGGGTCTGGTCATGGTTAATGGGTCCGACGGAAGACGAGCAGATGCCCGATTTAGAAGCGGGCAACCCAACGAGTCCACTGGAAGACGAACAGATGCCGGATTTAGAATCTGCCCACGGCCCCTAcgcgtcctcttcctcctcgtctggTCTCGGCTTCCCCGACGAGATGAGCATGGAGGACCAGTTGGACGGCCAGATCCAGTCTTGCGTAGCAGAATGCCGCGGCCTCCGAGAACGGATCGTCCCCATCCTAGAGACCCTGCGGCGTGTCAGAAAGGGTCCGTCTTGGCAACAG GAAATCAAGGACTGCGCCGGCCGTAAAGCCCAGATGGAACAAGATCGCGAGAGGCTGTCGAAAGAGTATCAAGATTGCGAATCGATG CTGAAGACATTGCTTACCATGGTTGAATCTAGGAAAAAGGGGAAGGCAAGCAGCTCATCACCTCCAAGCTGA